A genomic window from Purpureocillium takamizusanense chromosome 2, complete sequence includes:
- a CDS encoding uncharacterized protein (EggNog:ENOG503P4TR~TransMembrane:3 (i33-55o75-95i140-162o)), which yields MDKSAAQDAVDSIHDDPDSNPPIMGRSTQHRRIILTALAKWLVTVTLAVSVYLVLWSYSSRIAMASDKKREFNVVMTGLSIGLGLSTASSLKAMVRELRWWLLSLRQYSSKEAELILNSEHLSCMIQLGWISRDWIVRSFVLFWLSINLAAQIAVATIGLTYNVDSSEIIAVTAPGMVFVPNLSSIGDVKPETASPEQLRYIAKTHGSYTDHSVRLGMDEYLPRPGTIESMKQPNIFSDRDSTRHTYVFYEATVYNASGRQPGETRVATNRSITFLTTCSSHKVLNDDAWNTTVTLDDGHKTRIGLPNSSGLNQTLFMTDSEQPDLTTRWSIINVLEASSTDSWHYRCNVSAEHVTNAVLVEHEVSDFVATVASAAIALQGFGAALNAANCSRSRDQFQSYPFKSYYGGPQQGNGAALAWRMSLFAAGFIASVAESNYLQMVPGLAPLDTVVLKLFDWGYVHLNLGLIVGLQLLLAAGTLGVVTRHCHPPPQILDTADNQRSTQTNSWSYIDM from the exons aTGGACAAGTCGGCAGCTCAAGACGCCGTAGACAGCATCCACGATGATCCCGACTCGAATCCTCCTATCATGGGGCGGAGCACGCAGCACAGACGGATTATCCTCACAGCACTGGCGAAATGGCTCGTAACTGTCACATTGGCCGTGTCCGTATACCTCGTTCTCTGGAGTTATTCCAGCAGGATCGCCATGGCTAGCGACAAGAAGCGGGAGTTCAATGTCGTCATGACAGGGCTGTCCATAGGTCTGGGGTTGAGCACCGCCAGCTcgctcaaggccatggtAAGAGAACTGCGTTGGTGGCTGCTAAGCCTACGACAATACTCGTCCAAGGAG gccgagcTTATATTGAACAGCGAACACCTTAGCTGCATGATACAGTTGGGGTGGATATCGCGTGATTGGATCGTGCGGTCGTTTGTCCTGTTCTGGCTTTCCATCAACTTG GCCGCGCAGATTGCCGTCGCAACAATCGGATTGACGTACAATGTGGACTCTTCGGAGATAATCGCTGTGACGGCTCCGGGGATGGTGTTTGTGCCAAACCTGTCTTCTATTGGGGACGTGAAACCAGAGACTGCTAGTCCCGAGCAGCTGCGGTATATCGCCAAGAC GCATGGATCATATACCGATCATAGTGTCCGCTTGGGCATGGACGAGTACCTGCCGCGTCCTGGCACTATCGAGAGCATGAAGCAGCCCAACATATTTAGCGATAGGGACTCAACCCGACATACATATGTTTTTTACGAGGCAACCGTATATAACGCGTCTGGGAGACAGCCAGGCGAAACGCGGGTGGCGACGAATCGCTCCATAACTTTTTTGACGACTTGTAGCAGCCATAAGGTCCTCAATGATGACGCCTGGAACACGACAGTCACCCTCGATGATGGCCACAAGACTCGTATCGGGCTTCCCAACTCCAGCGGTTTGAACCAAACGCTCTTCATGACCGACTCAGAACAGCCGGACCTGACGACTAGGTGGAGCATTATCAATGTCCTCGAGGCGTCGTCAACGGACTCGTGGCACTATAGGTGCAATGTTTCCGCCGAGCACGTCACTAATGCTGTGCTGGTAGAGCACGAAGTCAGCGACTTCGTCGCGACGGTGGCCTCAGCGGCCATCGCACTTCAGGGATTTGGTGCTGCTTTGAACGCAGCGAACTGCAGCAGGTCCCGGGATCAGTTCCAGAGCTACCCGTTCAAATCCTACTACGGGGGCCCGCAGCAAGGTAACGGGGCCGCGTTGGCCTGGCGCATGTCGCTGTTTGCAGCAGGCTTTATCGCAAGCGTCGCTGAGTCCAACTATCTTCAAATGGTCCCCGGTCTAGCCCCCTTGGATACAGTTGTTCTTAAGCTATTCGATTGGGGGTATGTGCATCTTAACCTCGGACTCATCGTGGGACtacagctgctgctcgccgctggGACGCTTGGGGTCGTCACACGCCATTGCCACCCACCACCGCAAATACTAGACACGGCCGACAATCAACGTTCGACTCAAACAAACTCCTGGTCGTACATTGACATGTAA